In Kutzneria kofuensis, the DNA window GACGCCACGCAGGTGGGGCGGCACATGGACGCCCTTGGCGGCATCGGTCAGCACCCGCCCGGCCAGCTCGATCCGTCCCTCGTCGGGACGCAGCAACCCGGCCAGCGCCGACAGCAGGGTGGATTTGCCGGCGCCGTTGCGACCGAGCACCGCAACGACTTCGCCGGGGGCGACGGTCAGCCGCAGAGACAGCGAAAAAGCGTCACGGCGAACGGTGATGTCGACGGCGAGAGTCACAGGCGGCCCTCGATCGACCGGGGTCGGGCCACCGCGATCACCACGATCGCCAGCACCACCAACAGCAACGACACCGCCACAGCGGCGTCGACATCGGACTCCGACTGCACGTAGACCAGCAGCGGCAAGGTCTGGGTGGTGCCTTCGAGGTTGCCGGCGAACGTGATCGTGGCGCCGAACTCGCCGAGCGACCGGGCGAACGCCAGCACGAGCGAGGATCCCAAGGCGGGCAACAACAACGGCACGGTCACCCGCCGGAACACCGTCCACGGCGCGGCTCCCAGGGTCGCGGCCACGGCCTCGTAGCGCTCGCCGGCGGTCCGCAGCGCGCCTTCGAGGCCGATCACCAGGAACGGCATGGCGACGAACGTCTGCGCGATGATCACCGCGGCCGTGGTGAACGGCAGCCGGAGCCCGAACAACGCCAGCACCTGGCCGCCGAATCCGTTACGCCCCAACAGATACAGCAAAGCCAGGCCGCCGACGACCGGCGGCAGCACGAGTGGCAGCAGCACCACCGCCCGCAGCAGCCGCAGCCCCGGCAGCCGCCCGCGGGCCAGCACGACCGCGAGCGGGCCGCCGAGCAGCAGCGACAACACGGTGGCGGCCGCGCCGGTCCGCACCGAGAGCCACAGGGCCTCCAGCGCGGTCGGGCTGGTCACCAGCTGCGGCAGCCGGCCCAGGTCGCTGCGCGCCACCAGGCCGATGACCGGCAGCACGACCAGGGCCAGCGCTATCGCCGCCGGCACCCAGAGCAGGGCCGGGACCGGCCGTCTCACGGCAGTTGGAAGCCGACCGCGCCGAGTTCCTTGCGGCCCTGGTCGCCGCGCACGAAGGCGACGAACTCCTTGGCCAGCGCGGCCTGCGGCGCGTTCTTCAGCACGGTGATCGGATAGTCGTTGATCGCCTTGTCGGCCTCGGGGAACGGCACGCCCTTGACCTTGCTACCGGCCGAGTTGACATCGGTGAGGTAGACCAGCCCCGCGTCGGCGTCGCCGGACTCGACCTTGGACAGCACACCGGTGACGGCGGTTTCCTTGCTGGCGGGCGTGATCGTGATACCGGTGGCCTGCTCCACCTTCAACGCCGCCGCGCCGCACGGCACCGCGTCCGCGCAGACGACCACGACGACGCCGGGCTTGGCCAGGTCGGCGAAGCCGGCGATGTTCTTGGGGTTGTCCGGCGGAACCGCGATCTCCAGCTTGTTCCGCGCGAACAACTGCGGCGCGCCGTCGTTCAGGCCGGCCTTGGTCACCTTGGCCATGTTGGCCTGGTCGGCGGAGGCGAACACGTCGGCCGCCGCGCCGTTGGTGATCTGCTGCACCAGCGCGGACGAGCCGTCGTAGGTGACCTTGACGGTGACGCCGGGGTGCGCCGCCTCGAACTCGGCCTTGATCTTGTTGAAGGAGGTGGTCAGCGAGGCCGCGGCGAGCACGGTCAGGGTGCCGGACTCCTTGGCGGCGCTGCTGCTGGTGGTCGACGTGCCTGGGGACGACGTCTGCCCACCACCGCACGCGGTCAGCAGCAGCGCGGCCGACCCGACGGCGACGACCAGTTTCCTCACGACATGCCTCCCGGCGTTTCAATGATCACCTGGGTGGACTTGACCACGGCCACCGCGAGCATGCCGGGGGTCAGGCCGAGTTCGCGGACCGCCTCGGTGCTCATCAACGACACCACGCGGTGCGGCCCGCTCTGCAGCTCGACCTGCGCCATCACCTTGTCCTCGACGATCTCGGTGACCAGGCCGACGAACCGGTTGCGGGCCGAGCGGCCCACCCCGGACGGGTCGGGCACGGCATTGGCCTGGGCACGGGCGAACGCGGCCAGCTCGGCGCCGTCGACGACCTTGCGGCCGGCCGCGTCGACGCCGGCGGTCAGCTGCCCGGAATCCAGCCAGCGGCGCACGGTGTCGTCGCTCACGCCGAGCAGCACGGCCGCCTCGGACACCCGGTAGGTGGGCGCGTCAGGTCGAGTCACACGCCGAGGTTAACTCCGCTCGTGCGGCACGAACAGAGGTAGCGACCCGCGGATGCGGATTCGCGCCCCGGGCGGCTCAGTCCTTGGCGCCGATCTTGGAGATTTCCTTGCGCATCTCGGTGACGACCTCGCTGCCGTACTCGTAGAGCAGTTCGCGCTGCTCGGGCGTGTAGTGCGCGAGGATCCGGGCCATCATCTCGGACAGTCCCTTGAACAGCACGCTGAACCGCGCCGGGTCCTGGTCGCTGAGGGTGACCTCGACGAGCACCTTGCGACGGTCGTGCGGGTCGCGGACGCGGCGCACGTAGCCGGCGCGCTCCAGCCGGTCGATCACGCCGGTGACCGCGCCGGTGGACAGCCCGGACAGCTCGGCGATGCGGCCGGCGGTCATCGGCTGGCCGCCGCGGGCGGCGAGGTCGAGGCACTTGTGGTCGGTGGCGGACAGCCCGAGCTGCTCGGCGATGCGGGCATGGAACATCACCGTCACAAGGCTGCTGTCCCGGCCCAGCCACGAGAAGCGCTCCAGCTCCTCGTCGCTGACCGGATACGCCGCCCTGGCCTCGGCCGTCTCCGACATCGCCACCACCTCAACCTGCTTACTTGCTAAGACACTCGGCCCTAGAGACATCATAACCGCCGAACGCCCGTTGTCGGCGTTCCAGCGTAGGGCGTCCCAGCGACTACCCTGATCGCGATGGCACCCGTCGAGCTAGGCATTCCAGGCGTGCGGAGCACCCCTGACACCTCGACGCGTCCCGATCTGCCAGGCTTGATCGACAGCTACGGCCGCGTGGCCACTGACCTGCGGGTTTCCCTCACCGACCGGTGCAATCTGCGGTGCACGTACTGCATGCCGGCCGAGGGTCTGGAGTGGCTGCCGGGCGATGATCTGCTGACCGGCGCCGAGCTGATCCGGCTGATCCGCGTCGCGGTGGACCGCCTCGGCGTCCGGGAGCTCCGGTTCACCGGCGGGGAACCGCTGCTGCGTAAGGATTTGCCGCAAATCCTCGCGGCCGCGGCGGAACTGCGGCCACGGCCCCGCATGTCCCTGACGACCAACGCGGTCTCGTTGGCGCGCAAGGCTCGTCAGCTGGCCTTGGCCGGACTGGACCGCATCAATGTGTCCCTCGACACACTTCGGCCGGACCGGTTCGCCGCGATCACCCGCCGGGACCGCCTCGACGACGTGCTGACCGGCCTCGCCGCCGCCCAGGACGCGGGCCTGGCGCCGGTGAAGGTCAACACCGTGCTGATGCGCGGCGTGAACGAGGACGAGGCCCCGGACCTGCTCCAGTTCTGCCTCGACCACGGCTACCAGCTGCGGTTCATCGAGCAGATGCCGCTGGACGCCCAACACGCGTGGGACCGAGCCAAGATGATCACCGCCGAGGAGATCCTCGACCGGCTGAGCGCCCGGTTCACCCTCACCCCCGAGCCGACGGAGCGCGGCGCCGCGCCGGCCGAGCGCTGGCTGGTCGACGGCGGTCCGGCCACCGTCGGCGTGATCGCCTCGGTGACCAGGCCGTTCTGCGCGGCCTGCGACCGGACCCGGCTGACCGCCGACGGGGCGCTGCGGACCTGCCTGTTCGCCACCACCGAGACCGACCTGCGCGGGCCGCTGCGCGCCGGCGCCTCCGACGAGGAGCTCGCGCAGCTGTGGCGGGCCGCGATGTGGGGCAAGGCCAGGGGGCACGGCATCAACGACGACGGCTTCGCGCAGCCGGACCGTCCGATGAGCGCGATCGGAGGCTGACCGCGTGGTGTTGACCATCCGCTACTTCGCCGGCGCCAAGGCCGCCGCCGGGGTCGGCGACGAGCAGCTCACCCTGCCGCCCGAGTCCACCGTGGACGATGTGCTCCAGCTGGTGCGGGACCGGCACGGCGAGCGGCTGGCCCGCGTGCTCACGGCGTCCAGCCTGCTGCTGGACGGAATCGCCGTGCGGGACACCAGGACTCCGGTCGCCGGCGGTGTCGAGCTGGACGTGCTGCCGCCCTTCGCCGGCGGCTGACGGGCCCTTCCGAGGTTCGGAACGGACCATTCCTCTACTCGGAGTTTGGGAAAGGCGCGTTCCCAGCGTCAGGCGGTGACCGCCGCGCGGATCCGTTCGGCCCAGGCCATGCCGTTGCCGTCGATGATGCGCAGCGCCTCGCGGTTGAGCGAATCCGCGGTCTCCCCGTCACCACGGTATTTCCACACCTTGGCCATGGCGTGCAGGGACCAGGCGCTGCCGGTGGGGTTGCCCGCCTGCTGGTAGATCTCCCGCGCCTGCACGGCAACCGTGTAAGCGTCGGCCATGTCCTGCTCCCCGCCGCGGGCGATCAGCAAGTGCGCCAACAACAACAGCGCCCGAGCCCGGTACAGCGGCAGCGGGGCGGCGAGTTCCAGCGCGCGGCGGCCGGTGACCAACGCCTCCTCGATGCGGCCGACGGGGAGCATCGCCATCGCCGCGCCGATCAGGATCCACAGCCGGGTGCGCAGATGCCGGATGTCGTCGAGCATGTTCAGCGTCTCGTCGAAGCACCGCATGGCCTCGGGGAACTGGCCGGCCATGTGCAGCGTGAGGCCCAGCGCGGACAGGCTCATCGCCTGCGCACGCCGGTTGCCGGTGCGGCGGGCGCTCTCCAGCGCCTCCTGGGCCAGCTCCAGCGCGGGCTCGACGCGTGCGGTCATCTGGTACGCGTTCGCCAAGCGGTGCAACACTTCCAGCCCGGCGGTGACCTCGCCGAGCACCCGGAACATGCCGAGCGCGGTGGTGAGCTGCTCGATGGCCTCGGCCGGATTGCCGCGTTCGAGCAGCGCGGCGCCGAGGTTGGCGACGCTGTGCGCCTCGCAGTGCCGAAGCCCGGCTTCCCGGCACAGCTCGATGGACCGCCGGCAGTGTTCGATGGCCTCGCCGAGCCGGCCCAGCTCCAGCAGCACGAAGCCGATGTTGGCCTGCCCGATCACCTCGACGTCCCGCAGCCCGGACCGCTCGGCCAGCTCCAGCGCCTCGTCGAAGTAGCCGGCGGCCTCGTCGAACTGGCCGAGTTCGAGGTGGGAGTTGCCGGCGTTGTTCAGCGCCGCCGCGGCCCCGTCGTCGGCGCCGAGCTCGCGGAAGATGTCGGCGGCGGCGAGGAAGCTGTCGATGGCCTCCTCCTGCCGGTCCATGTTCCACTGCGCGGTGCCGAGGTTGAACAGCATCGCCGCCTCGCCGCGACGGTCCCCGGCCCGGCGCGCGACCGTGACGGCGGTCGACGCGGTGGCGAACCAGTCCACGTTGTACTGGTGCGCGAGGAAATACCCGCGCAGCGCGTCGGCCAGCCGGACGGCCTGCTCGGACAGGTGGTGTCGGGCCGCGTAGCCGAAGGCGGCGATCAGGTTGAGCCGCTCGGCGTCCAGCCAGGCCAGCGCCTCGGCCTCGGTGGCGAACGCCCGGCCCCGCTGCCGGCCGACGACCAGCCGCACCAGATCCCGGTATGCCACGTGCGCCGCGCCGATCGCCCCGGCGAGGTAATGGTCGAGCAGCCGCCGCACGACGATGTCCCGCTCGGTGCGGGTGTTCTCCTCGTGCTCACGCTGCGCCGCGTAAAGCCGGATCAGGTCGTGGAACTGGAACCGGCCCGGCACCGCCTGCTGCACGAGATGCACGGCGGCGAGCTGGTCCAGCAACTCGGTGGCGTCGGCGGCATCGGTGGCCATCAGCGCCGCGGCGGCCTGCGGCGTGAAGTCCGGCCCCGGCACGAGACCCAGCAGCCGGAACAGTTCGCGGGCCCGTGGCTGCAGCGTCGTGTAGGAGAGGTCGAAGGCGGCCCGCACGGCAGTGCCCTCGTCACCGGCGATGCTCAGCGCCGACAGCCGATTCCCGTTGCGGAGCTCGGCCACGTAGTCGGCCAGTCCGGACGGCGGCGACTTGGCCAGGTTGGCGGCGGCGATGCGCAGCGCCAGCGGCAGGTACGCGCACAGCCGGGCCAGCTCCGTCGAGGCCGGGAGGTCCTTGAGGTCCGGCCCGAGCACGGCGCTGAGCAACTGTCTGGACTCGTCGGGGGTGAGCGGCTCCAGTAGCACGGTGTCGACGCCGGCCAACCGGTTGCGCAGGTCGTTGCGGCTGGTCACGAGCACCGCGCAGCCGTCGGCCGGCGGCAGCAGCGGCCGGATCTGGTCGGCCGCGGCGGCGTTGTCCAGCACGATCAGCATCCGCTTGCCGTCGACCAGGGCCCGGAAGGTGGCCGCCTGGTGGTCGACGTCGATGGGGATCTGCTCCGGCGGCACGCCCATCGCGCGCAGGAACCGGGACAGCACCTGGGCGGTGCTCAGCGCCGGGCCGAGGGCATAGCCGCGCAGGTTGGCGTAGAGCTGGCCGTCGGGGAAGCGAGGGCGCAGTTTGTGGGCGAGATGCACGACGAAGGCGGTCTTGCCGACACCCGGCGGCCCCATCACCGTGACCGGCCCGGTCGGCGTGCCCCGGTCGAACCGGGCCACCAACTCGTCGATCAGCTCCTCGCGGCCCACGAAGTCGGCGATGTCCGCGGGCAACTGCGAGGGCACGACCACCGGCCGCGCCGCCTCGGACGCGATGGGCGCGAGCAGCTCGGGGTCGTTGCGCAGCATCGCCTGGTGCAGCCGGCGCAGCGGCTCGCCGGGGTCGATGCCCAGCTCGTCGGCGAGATAACCGGCCACGCCCTGGTACGCGGCCAGCGCGTCGGCCTGCCGGCCGCTGCGGTGCAGCGCCAGCATCAGCTGGCCCCAGAACGGTTCCCGCGTGGGGTGCTTGGCCGTCAGCGACTGCAGCTCGGCGATCAGCGCCTGGTGCCGGCCGCGCTGCAGGTCGATGTCGATGCGCCGCTCCAGCACCTGGAGATGCTGCTCGACCAGCTGCGGAACGACGTTGCGCTGCAGCTCCTCCGATGGCACGTCGGCCAGCGGGGCGCCCCGCCACAACTGCAGGGCCTCGTCCAACGCGGCGGCCGCGGCGGTCAGGTCGCCGGCGTCGCCGGCCCGCGTGCCCTCGTCGGACAGTTCGCGGAACCGCTCCAGGTCCACGGATCCGGGCGGCACCTCGATGTAGTAGCCCTCCGGCGCGGTCCGCACCAGCGCCGGGTCGCCCAGGGTCTGCCGCAGCCGCAGCACGTACGTCTGCAGCGTGCCGCGGGCCCGGGCCGGCGGGTTGCCTGCCCACAGCCGCTCCACGAGCGCGTCCACCGGGACCACCCGGTTCGCCCGCAGCAGCAGGCTGGCCAGCAGCGTCCGGTGCTTGGCGGCGCGGATCGGCACCGGCCGGCCGGCCAGCGACACCTCCAGCGGGCCGAGGATGCGGAAGCGCATGTCGGTGGACATGCCAGCCTCCTCTCGGCCGTGCAGTTGTCGTTCAGCCTAGGAGCGTCCCGCGGTGTCCACTACCGAAAATGGGACTTCCCGGCGGTGATCGTTCAGTCTAGTGGCTCGTCTCAGTACGTCGACCCGGTAATTGATCTTCACCAGCGGTAGACCAGGCTGGTCCCGTAGATCGACTGCGGGAGGTGGTTGTGGCTCGTCGACCCGAGGTGTTCGTCCGGGCACTGTCGATGGAGGAAGGCCGCAAGCTGCAGCGAGTGACCCGGACCGCGAAGGACCCGGTCAAGCTACGCCGGGCGATCGTGGTGCTGATGTCCGGCCAGGGCCAGGCCGTCCGGGACATCACCTCGTTGCTGCAGGTCAGCCCCGATTACGTGCGCGATGTGATCCACGCGTTCAACGAACGGGGGTTCGCCGCGCTGGACCCAAAACGGAAAGGGGGACGACCGAGGACGATCGGTGAGCAGATCCGCCAGCGGATCTGCCTGATCGCTCGGACGTCCCCCGCCGACTGGGGCATCACCGCGTACGCGACCTGGTCACTGGCCAAGCTGCGGGAACATTTACTCGACCGCGGCACCGTGGTGGCCATCAGCCGGGAGACGCTGCGCCGGATCCTGCGCGCCGGCGGCGTCTCGTGGCAGACCACGACCACCTGGAAGGCCTCCACGGACCCGGACTTCATCACCAAGATGCACCGGATCCTGGACCTCTACGACCACCCACCCACCGACGGGCGTGTGGTCTGTGTCGACGAGTTCGGGCCGCTGAACCTGCAGCCCCGCAAGGGAAAAGCCTGGCGACCGGTGGGCAGACCGCTGCGTCAGCGGGCCACCTACAACCGCTACGACGGCGTGATGCACATGCTGGCCGCGCTGGACCTGGCCACCGGCAAGATCTTCTACCGTATCCGGGACCGCAAACGCCACCGCGAGTTCCTCGGTCTGCTCAAGGTCCTGCGCGCCCGGTGGCCTGGGGAGAAGTTGTACGTCATCGCGGACAACTTCTCCCCACACCGCCATCCCAGGGTCCGTGCCTGGTGCGCCGACAACCAGGTCGAGTTGGTGTTCCTGCCGACCTACGGGTCCTGGTTGAACTGGATCGAGGCGGAGTTCGCCGCCCTGCGCTACTTCGCCCTCAACGGCACTGATCACCGCAGCCACGCCGAGCAGAACGCCGCGATCGAGGCCTACATCCGCTGGCGCAACGCCCGCGCCCGACCCAAGACCGGGTTCGCCACCGACTCACCGATCAGGACCTGGACCCATTACCCGCCCAAGGTTGCATGACACGCCACTAGTTCGGTGACGGCGCGAGTCCCATCGCGGACAGCAGCGTGGCGGCCTCGACCTCGTGCCGATCGGCCGCGTCCGGATGGCCGGTGGCCCGGTACGCGGCCGCGAGCAGCGTCAACGCGCGGGGCTCCCACAACCGCAGGCCGGTCTTGCGCAGCATGGCCAGGGCCCGTTCGCCGAAGTCGATCGCCGCGCCGTGCTCGCCACGCCGCAGATGCACGTGCGCCTGCGCGAGAAGCGCCCGTCCCTGGCACAGCCGCAGCTCATGCCGGCCGGTCAGCGCCACCGCCTCTTCCGCGTGCGCCAGCGCCCGCTCGTCGTCCCGCATCGCGTACGTCAGCCCGATGAGCGCCTCGACCTCGCCGAACCGGAGGTCGCGCTGGCGGCTCAGGTCCAGCGCCTGCCGGTAGTGCTCGATCGCCTCGGCCGGCCGGCCGCCGACAACGGCGACGTCGCCGAGGGTGTTCAGGGCGTCGATGCGGGACCGGAACATGCTCGGCGACGCGGCCAGCTCCAGCGCGGTCGCGGCCATCCGCTCGGCCTCCTCCTGCCGACCGAAGTCCAGGCGCACCAGCGCCATCGCGTTGACCAGCCCCGACTCGCTCTCCTGGTTGCCCAGCCGCCGGCTCATCGCGACGCCGCGCTCGAAGTACTCCTCGACGTCGGAGAACCGGCCCATGTGCCGGCTGAAGTTGAGCAGGTTGTTGAGGCAGTTGACCTCGCCGTGCTCGATGCCGAGCTCGGCGCAGATGGCCCGGGCCCGCGCCAGGTAGCCGAAGCCCTCCTCGGTCTCGCCCAGGCTGACCTGCACCAGGCCCAGGTTGAACAGCACCGGCGCCAGCCTGGTCGGTTCCCCCTCGGCGAGTGCGAGGGCGTCGGCGAACCGCGTGGCGGCTCCGTCCAGATCGCCCATTTCGGACAGTGCGATGGCCAGGTTGGTCAGCGCCGAGTACTCGCCGGCCCGCAAACCCGCGCGGCGGAACACCTCCAGCGCGCGGGCGAAGCTGTCGGCGGCCTCGTTGGCCCGGCCGCGACTCCAGTCCAGCGCGCCGCGGTTGTAGCGCATCGCCGCCTCGGCGACCTCGTCGCCGGCGGCGCTGGCGGCGGTCAGGCCGGCCTGCGTGACCAACTGCCACTCGGTGGCCAGCCGCTGGGCGTAGAAGAAGCCGCGCAGCGAGTCCACCAGCTGCCAGACGATCTCGCCGCTGCCCTGCTGGATCAGCGGCACCAGGTTGGGCAGCTCGGTGGTCATCCAGTCCAGCGCCTCGTCGCGGTCGCCGAACCGGTCCGGCCCCGGGCGCGGCGGCAGCGGCACGAGGCTCGGCACCTCCGGACCGAGCAGATCGGCGGCCTCCGCGACGGCGTGCAGGTAATAGGTGTGCAGCCGGGCGAGGGCCTGGTCCTCCGGCTCGGCCAGTGCCCGCTCGTGGGCGTACACGCGGAGCAGGTCGTACGCCTGGTAGCGGCCGGGCACCAGTTGCTGCACCAGGTTCGCGGTGGACAGCTGGTCGAGCAGCCGGCGGGCCTGCTCCGGCAGGCAGTCCGCGAGCGCTCCCATCGCCTCGGGGGTGAGGTCCTGGCACGGCGCGAGGCCGACCAGCCGGAACGCCCGCTTGGCCGGTTCCGCCAGCGCCTCATAGGAAAGGTCGAACGCGGCGCGGACGGTCACCGTCTCGTCCCCGTCGGCGGCCAGCGCGGCCAGCCGGTTGCCCTCGCGCAGCCGGCCCAGCTGCTCGGCCAGCCGCGGCTGGCCGCCGCCGATCATGTTCGCGGCCGCGATCCGCAGCGCCAGCGGGAGATGCGTGCACAGCTCGGCCAGCTCCGCCGCGGCGGTCGGCTCGACCCGAACGACCTCGTCGCCGAGGATCCGCGCCAGCAACGTGTTCGACTCGGCCGGGGTGAGGCCGCCGACGTGCACGCGGCTCGCGCCCTGCTCGGCGACGAGCCCGCGCAGCGCGTCCCGGCTGGTGATCAGCACCGCGCAGCCGGGGTCGCCCGGCAGCACCGGGCGGATCTGGGCGGGGCGGGCCGCGTTGTCCAGCACGATGAGCATTCGCTTGCCGGCCAACAGGGATCGCAGCGCGGCCGACTGCTCGTCGAGCTCCGTGGGCACGTCGTCGGCGGCGACGCCGAGCGCTCGCAGGAACCGGGCGAGCACCTGATCGGGGCCGAGTGCCGGGACCCTCGCGTGGCCGCGAAGGTCGACGAACAGCTGGCCGTCGGGGAATCGGGCCCGCAGCCGGTGCGCCACATGCACGGCCAGCGCGGTCTTTCCGGTGCCGGGCGGGCCGGTCAGCACCACCACCGGCGCGGCAGCCGGCGGCTCGGCCGGCGCGAGCCGCTCGGCGACCTGTGCCGCGGCCGCCTCCCGGCCAACGAAGTTGATCACCTCTGGCGGCAGCTGTGCCGGTACGAAAACCTTGGCGCTCAACGAGATTCGCAGGCTCGGGTGATCGGAGAGCACGGCTTGGCGCACGCGCAGCAACTCGGCGCCGGGGTCCACCCCGAGCTCATCGGAGAGGTACTCGTACACCTCTCTATATACGTGCAGCGCGTCGGCGCGGCGCCCCGACCGGTAGAGGGCGACCATCAGCTGCGCCCACACGCGCTCGCGGGCGGGGTTCGCGTCGGCCAGCTCGCGCAGCTCCGGCACCAGCTCCTCGTGCCGGCCGAGGGTGAGGCCGGCGTCGATGCGGCGCTCGCGGGCGTCTAGCCGCTCCGCCTCCAGGCGGTTGATCTCGTCGTGCCGCAAGGGATTCAGCGGAACATCGGCCAGCACCGGGCCGCGCCACAGCGCCAGCGCCTCGGTCAGCAGGGACCAAACGGTCGCCGCGTCGTCGACCGCGCGGGCCCGGACGAGCAGCTCGCGGAACCGGGCGGCGTCGAGCGAACCGGCCGGGACGTCGAGCGCGTAACCGTCCTGGGCGGTGCGCAGCGCGCAGGCGGGGCCGAGTTGCTGACGCAGCCGCATGACGTAGGTGCGCAGCGTGTTACGGGCGCCGGCCGGTGGCCGCTCGCCCCACACCACGTCGACCAGCTCGGCCGCGGACACCGCGTGGTTGGCCCGGAGCAGCAGCGACCCGAGCAGCAGCCGCTGCTTGGCCGCGGGCAGCGGGCGGGGCCCACCGTCGATGAGGACCTCGAGCGGGCCGAGCACCCGGAACTCGATCTCGCCCGCCATCGGCGCCCCTCCCCTCGACCGTCGGTGTGGGAGAGAGCCTAGCGGTCCGTGACTTGGTGCTGTATCGATACAGAACGGTGCCGCGCAAGGGTTTTCCGGGCAACTTTTCGGTTGCGCAAACCCCATCGCTTTTGGCCTAAACCACGTGACACACACCTCACGTTAGGTGATCGATCTCGACTTGGAAACGGCCAGATAACGACGCTTTGAGCTGCGCAAACAGGCGGAATCGAGGTTCGTTGCGTCGCGTTACTGTGATTACGGTCACACACTTCAGCATTTGGCGATCCCGTCGCCGTTACGTACGGTCGCTTCTCGGTCGGACCCGAACCGACCGGCAGTACCCGAGGGACCGAAGCGCCAAACCCTGTTCGGCGGTCTCCCGGCACCAAACCCCGAGCGAAGGACAACTACCGAACAGGGGCGGGGGAACCACCCCTGGGCGCCCGAGAACCGCCCAGCGGGACGTGCACCACCGGTACCCATGCCGGCCACTGTGCGGGGCACCCATGTGCCTTGTGCGGCCGGTGAGCTCGTGACGCAGGCGCTGTAGGCGAGAGGTCAATGAGTTCTTATCGCGGTAAGCACCGTCAGCAGTCCACCGTCGCTCGTACCGCCACCCAGGTCGTCCTGGCCGGTGCGATTGTCGCCGCCCCGATGGCGCTCGCGGCTGGTACCGCCAACGCGACGACCGTGAACTGGGACGCCGTCGCCAAGTGCGAGAGCGGCGGCAACTGGGCCATCAACACGGGCAACGGGTTCTACGGCGGTCTTCAGTTCACCGCCAGCACGTGGCGTGCCTACGGCGGCACCGCCTACGCGTCGCAGGCCAACCTGGCCAGCCGCGAGGCGCAGATCGCCGTCGCCGAGCGCGTGCTCGCCGGCCAGGGCATCGGCGCGTGGCCGGTGTGCGGCCAGCGTGGCCTCGGCGGCGTGACCGCCGGTGGCACCGGCGCTCCGGCCCCGGCCCCCAAGAAGGCCCCCGCCCCGCGCAAGGCCACCCCGGCCCCGCAGGCGCAGGCCCCGGTGCACCAGGAAGCCGCCCCGAAGCTGGACGGCAACGGCGACTACACCGTCGTCGC includes these proteins:
- a CDS encoding ABC transporter permease, with protein sequence MRRPVPALLWVPAAIALALVVLPVIGLVARSDLGRLPQLVTSPTALEALWLSVRTGAAATVLSLLLGGPLAVVLARGRLPGLRLLRAVVLLPLVLPPVVGGLALLYLLGRNGFGGQVLALFGLRLPFTTAAVIIAQTFVAMPFLVIGLEGALRTAGERYEAVAATLGAAPWTVFRRVTVPLLLPALGSSLVLAFARSLGEFGATITFAGNLEGTTQTLPLLVYVQSESDVDAAVAVSLLLVVLAIVVIAVARPRSIEGRL
- the modA gene encoding molybdate ABC transporter substrate-binding protein — its product is MRKLVVAVGSAALLLTACGGGQTSSPGTSTTSSSAAKESGTLTVLAAASLTTSFNKIKAEFEAAHPGVTVKVTYDGSSALVQQITNGAAADVFASADQANMAKVTKAGLNDGAPQLFARNKLEIAVPPDNPKNIAGFADLAKPGVVVVVCADAVPCGAAALKVEQATGITITPASKETAVTGVLSKVESGDADAGLVYLTDVNSAGSKVKGVPFPEADKAINDYPITVLKNAPQAALAKEFVAFVRGDQGRKELGAVGFQLP
- a CDS encoding TOBE domain-containing protein, encoding MTRPDAPTYRVSEAAVLLGVSDDTVRRWLDSGQLTAGVDAAGRKVVDGAELAAFARAQANAVPDPSGVGRSARNRFVGLVTEIVEDKVMAQVELQSGPHRVVSLMSTEAVRELGLTPGMLAVAVVKSTQVIIETPGGMS
- a CDS encoding MarR family winged helix-turn-helix transcriptional regulator yields the protein MSETAEARAAYPVSDEELERFSWLGRDSSLVTVMFHARIAEQLGLSATDHKCLDLAARGGQPMTAGRIAELSGLSTGAVTGVIDRLERAGYVRRVRDPHDRRKVLVEVTLSDQDPARFSVLFKGLSEMMARILAHYTPEQRELLYEYGSEVVTEMRKEISKIGAKD
- the moaA gene encoding GTP 3',8-cyclase MoaA, translated to MAPVELGIPGVRSTPDTSTRPDLPGLIDSYGRVATDLRVSLTDRCNLRCTYCMPAEGLEWLPGDDLLTGAELIRLIRVAVDRLGVRELRFTGGEPLLRKDLPQILAAAAELRPRPRMSLTTNAVSLARKARQLALAGLDRINVSLDTLRPDRFAAITRRDRLDDVLTGLAAAQDAGLAPVKVNTVLMRGVNEDEAPDLLQFCLDHGYQLRFIEQMPLDAQHAWDRAKMITAEEILDRLSARFTLTPEPTERGAAPAERWLVDGGPATVGVIASVTRPFCAACDRTRLTADGALRTCLFATTETDLRGPLRAGASDEELAQLWRAAMWGKARGHGINDDGFAQPDRPMSAIGG
- a CDS encoding MoaD/ThiS family protein, which encodes MVLTIRYFAGAKAAAGVGDEQLTLPPESTVDDVLQLVRDRHGERLARVLTASSLLLDGIAVRDTRTPVAGGVELDVLPPFAGG
- a CDS encoding AfsR/SARP family transcriptional regulator: MSTDMRFRILGPLEVSLAGRPVPIRAAKHRTLLASLLLRANRVVPVDALVERLWAGNPPARARGTLQTYVLRLRQTLGDPALVRTAPEGYYIEVPPGSVDLERFRELSDEGTRAGDAGDLTAAAAALDEALQLWRGAPLADVPSEELQRNVVPQLVEQHLQVLERRIDIDLQRGRHQALIAELQSLTAKHPTREPFWGQLMLALHRSGRQADALAAYQGVAGYLADELGIDPGEPLRRLHQAMLRNDPELLAPIASEAARPVVVPSQLPADIADFVGREELIDELVARFDRGTPTGPVTVMGPPGVGKTAFVVHLAHKLRPRFPDGQLYANLRGYALGPALSTAQVLSRFLRAMGVPPEQIPIDVDHQAATFRALVDGKRMLIVLDNAAAADQIRPLLPPADGCAVLVTSRNDLRNRLAGVDTVLLEPLTPDESRQLLSAVLGPDLKDLPASTELARLCAYLPLALRIAAANLAKSPPSGLADYVAELRNGNRLSALSIAGDEGTAVRAAFDLSYTTLQPRARELFRLLGLVPGPDFTPQAAAALMATDAADATELLDQLAAVHLVQQAVPGRFQFHDLIRLYAAQREHEENTRTERDIVVRRLLDHYLAGAIGAAHVAYRDLVRLVVGRQRGRAFATEAEALAWLDAERLNLIAAFGYAARHHLSEQAVRLADALRGYFLAHQYNVDWFATASTAVTVARRAGDRRGEAAMLFNLGTAQWNMDRQEEAIDSFLAAADIFRELGADDGAAAALNNAGNSHLELGQFDEAAGYFDEALELAERSGLRDVEVIGQANIGFVLLELGRLGEAIEHCRRSIELCREAGLRHCEAHSVANLGAALLERGNPAEAIEQLTTALGMFRVLGEVTAGLEVLHRLANAYQMTARVEPALELAQEALESARRTGNRRAQAMSLSALGLTLHMAGQFPEAMRCFDETLNMLDDIRHLRTRLWILIGAAMAMLPVGRIEEALVTGRRALELAAPLPLYRARALLLLAHLLIARGGEQDMADAYTVAVQAREIYQQAGNPTGSAWSLHAMAKVWKYRGDGETADSLNREALRIIDGNGMAWAERIRAAVTA